A genomic region of Desulfosarcina ovata subsp. ovata contains the following coding sequences:
- a CDS encoding transposase has protein sequence MGKIRRNQSAAFKAKVALEAIKKEKTIAQLSSEFGVHPNQITQWRKQLDFNCEAMRAFGALMRSKPFEMNRSDGNQ, from the coding sequence GTGGGAAAAATTCGGAGGAACCAGAGCGCTGCATTTAAAGCGAAGGTCGCCTTGGAAGCGATCAAAAAAGAAAAAACGATTGCCCAGCTGTCCAGTGAATTCGGGGTTCACCCAAACCAAATTACTCAATGGCGAAAACAGCTGGATTTCAATTGCGAGGCAATGCGAGCTTTTGGGGCCCTGATGCGTTCGAAACCTTTCGAAATGAATCGCTCCGATGGAAACCAGTAA
- a CDS encoding substrate-binding domain-containing protein, translated as MSCWNMPSLVFIVVMSLFFSLPGYSSAGNEKTVALVMKALSNPFFSKMEKGARIFAQENAIQLEVFGVDRETDIERQIGIVNNLISRGYGAIVIAPADSKKLVSICKKAIDRGIIVINIDNPLHKPTLDQQGISIPFVGSDNFAGAYMIGEYVKAKLDGMGRAIVIEGIRGVENADLRKKGFIEAVTAGSSIEIVASESANWHTDESLSLTADLLAKHPNIDAIFCANDSMALGAIQAIDLMGSLKKIVVAGYDNIDSVRTEIRNGRIHATIEQHPELMGEYGVHMAWQRLNGLSIPDNRSTPLDLVTYEHFGKKVAFSISTLRNPFFSIMIQGAKESADLFGMELIVLDAENQDAQQLTDMAETLNQKVDLLIVNPTNTSCITPGIEYANNEDTPVITVDRKAAGGTVLCHIESDNSQGGKKAAHFLAQKLGGKGRVIEMEGIPGTSAAHERGAGFNEALKQCAEIKIVHRENAHFDRQTAKAITLQILKKDQKVDGVFAHNDNMILGVIDAYEELGIKLPKAMIGFDAIPEALRSIRQGKLTATIAQKPQTMGTLAIETAARYFRREKIKPLILVGISLVKN; from the coding sequence ATGAGCTGTTGGAATATGCCTTCCCTGGTGTTTATTGTGGTTATGTCTCTGTTTTTTTCCCTTCCAGGATATTCGAGCGCCGGAAATGAAAAAACAGTTGCCCTTGTCATGAAAGCGCTGTCCAACCCTTTTTTTTCGAAAATGGAAAAAGGGGCAAGAATCTTTGCCCAGGAAAATGCCATTCAGCTTGAAGTGTTTGGTGTTGATCGGGAGACAGATATCGAGCGGCAGATCGGGATCGTGAATAATCTCATCTCCAGAGGCTACGGTGCCATTGTTATTGCACCTGCTGATTCAAAAAAGCTGGTTTCCATATGTAAAAAGGCAATAGACAGGGGAATCATTGTCATCAATATAGATAATCCCCTGCATAAACCGACCCTGGACCAGCAAGGTATCTCCATTCCCTTTGTTGGTTCGGACAACTTTGCCGGCGCATATATGATTGGGGAATATGTAAAAGCAAAACTCGATGGCATGGGGCGGGCTATCGTCATAGAGGGGATCAGGGGGGTGGAAAACGCCGATTTGCGCAAAAAAGGATTCATTGAGGCTGTTACCGCAGGAAGTTCAATTGAAATTGTCGCGTCGGAAAGTGCCAACTGGCACACTGACGAATCCCTGTCCCTCACCGCCGACTTACTCGCCAAACATCCCAATATCGATGCCATATTCTGTGCAAATGATTCCATGGCTCTGGGCGCCATTCAGGCCATTGACCTTATGGGATCACTTAAAAAAATAGTCGTTGCCGGATACGACAATATCGATTCGGTGCGTACGGAAATCAGAAATGGCCGTATCCATGCCACCATTGAACAGCACCCTGAGCTAATGGGTGAGTATGGTGTCCATATGGCGTGGCAACGGCTCAATGGGTTAAGCATTCCCGACAATCGTTCCACCCCGCTGGATTTGGTCACCTACGAGCATTTTGGCAAAAAAGTGGCGTTTTCGATCTCAACGCTCCGGAATCCTTTTTTCTCCATCATGATACAAGGGGCAAAAGAATCTGCGGATCTCTTCGGGATGGAGCTGATCGTTTTGGACGCTGAAAATCAGGATGCCCAGCAACTAACTGATATGGCAGAAACCCTTAATCAAAAAGTTGATCTCCTTATCGTTAATCCCACAAACACATCGTGCATCACTCCTGGTATTGAATATGCGAATAATGAAGATACACCGGTAATTACCGTGGATCGAAAAGCTGCCGGCGGAACCGTACTATGCCATATCGAGTCCGACAATTCCCAGGGCGGTAAAAAAGCAGCTCATTTTCTGGCACAAAAGTTAGGGGGCAAAGGCAGGGTTATAGAGATGGAAGGAATCCCAGGAACTTCGGCAGCCCATGAGCGGGGAGCAGGATTTAATGAAGCTCTCAAGCAATGCGCTGAAATCAAAATTGTCCACCGCGAAAACGCCCATTTCGACCGACAAACGGCAAAAGCCATAACACTTCAGATTTTAAAAAAAGATCAGAAAGTTGATGGGGTCTTTGCCCACAATGACAACATGATCCTTGGTGTAATCGATGCTTATGAGGAATTGGGAATAAAACTGCCGAAAGCCATGATCGGGTTTGACGCAATTCCTGAAGCACTACGATCAATTCGGCAGGGCAAACTGACGGCCACCATCGCCCAAAAACCCCAGACCATGGGAACCTTGGCCATTGAGACGGCTGCTCGCTATTTCCGGAGGGAAAAAATCAAACCCTTAATTTTGGTGGGTATTTCATTGGTCAAAAA
- a CDS encoding AMP-binding protein, which produces MIKAKIAPQNPEANLGSYDEICSRFSWGDVEKQFTWYHTHQLNIAHEAIDRWADNPNTANHNALIFEKSGEIKTYTYRDLKIISNKWANLLKQYGFKIGDRLFIFLDPCPEIYFAMLAAAKLGVLFCPLFASLGYDELEERIENGKPRGILTNPDMDEWLPHDDMQAVQHVLLTHGPAPGLSAKETVVEGLADSMTDQFSTRWVDAQTPLYLLYTSGSTGPPKGVVHAHRDMIGQLISARYVLNLTPNSVLWADCDPAWVTGTVYGAFAPWLCGATSVIQADPFLTSTWYRTLERHNITVWYKTPRAMRRLMEAGEDLVGRYDFSSLKHIAVVGEALAPEIIYWFKKNFKITPHDTWWMTETGMICIANFPSMEIKPGSMGKPLPGIEAAIIDEKGRRLPDLTMGELALKPGWPAMMTGIWEDERRYKDYFRLPEWFLTGDMAIREPDGYYYHQGRTDDLIKIGVKLIGPYEIERALCQHPAVREAAVISKPAHPGEPRIKAFISINKNVTPSARLNQEIKAFVKAKLSSEVVLKEIVFMEEIPKTRSGKILRRALRAQDMGLPIGDHMKIKDF; this is translated from the coding sequence ATGATCAAAGCAAAAATAGCGCCCCAGAATCCGGAAGCCAACCTTGGCTCCTACGATGAAATCTGCAGCCGTTTCTCCTGGGGCGATGTCGAGAAACAATTCACCTGGTATCACACGCATCAGCTCAATATTGCTCACGAAGCCATCGACCGATGGGCAGACAATCCGAATACGGCAAACCATAACGCGCTGATCTTTGAAAAAAGCGGTGAGATAAAGACCTACACGTACCGGGATCTTAAAATAATTTCCAATAAATGGGCCAATCTGCTCAAACAATACGGTTTTAAAATCGGTGACCGACTCTTTATTTTTTTAGATCCCTGCCCGGAAATCTATTTTGCCATGCTGGCCGCCGCCAAACTGGGGGTGCTTTTTTGTCCGCTTTTTGCTTCTCTGGGATACGATGAGCTCGAAGAACGCATCGAAAACGGAAAACCCCGGGGCATTTTGACCAACCCGGATATGGATGAATGGCTGCCCCATGACGACATGCAAGCGGTCCAGCATGTGCTGTTGACCCATGGCCCGGCCCCCGGGCTTTCAGCCAAGGAAACGGTGGTGGAGGGGCTTGCCGATTCCATGACGGATCAATTTTCCACACGATGGGTGGACGCCCAAACCCCCCTTTACCTGCTCTATACCTCCGGTTCAACCGGTCCGCCCAAGGGGGTCGTCCACGCGCATCGGGACATGATCGGACAACTGATTAGCGCAAGATATGTTCTGAACCTGACACCCAACAGTGTCCTCTGGGCCGATTGCGATCCGGCCTGGGTAACCGGCACTGTTTACGGTGCCTTTGCCCCATGGCTCTGCGGTGCCACATCAGTGATCCAGGCCGACCCGTTTTTAACCTCCACCTGGTACCGAACCCTGGAACGGCACAACATCACCGTCTGGTATAAAACGCCCAGAGCGATGAGGCGGCTGATGGAAGCCGGTGAAGACCTGGTGGGCCGATACGATTTTTCATCCCTGAAACACATTGCCGTGGTGGGGGAAGCACTGGCACCCGAAATCATCTACTGGTTCAAAAAAAATTTTAAGATCACCCCGCATGATACATGGTGGATGACAGAGACCGGGATGATCTGTATCGCCAATTTCCCATCCATGGAAATCAAACCCGGTTCGATGGGAAAACCCTTGCCCGGCATCGAAGCCGCCATCATCGATGAAAAAGGTCGGCGACTTCCGGACCTGACCATGGGAGAACTGGCCTTGAAACCCGGATGGCCTGCCATGATGACCGGCATCTGGGAAGATGAGAGACGCTATAAGGATTATTTCAGGCTTCCGGAATGGTTTCTCACCGGCGATATGGCCATCCGTGAACCGGATGGCTACTACTACCACCAGGGACGCACCGACGATTTGATTAAAATTGGCGTCAAACTTATCGGGCCCTATGAAATCGAGCGCGCCCTGTGTCAACATCCGGCGGTTCGCGAGGCGGCCGTCATATCCAAACCGGCACACCCCGGTGAACCTCGAATCAAGGCCTTTATTTCCATCAATAAAAACGTTACTCCTTCCGCCCGCCTCAATCAGGAGATCAAAGCCTTTGTCAAGGCAAAGCTATCGTCGGAAGTTGTTTTAAAAGAGATCGTTTTTATGGAAGAAATTCCGAAAACAAGATCCGGCAAAATTCTCCGACGCGCGCTTCGCGCCCAGGATATGGGCCTGCCCATTGGAGATCACATGAAAATAAAGGATTTCTGA
- a CDS encoding GNAT family N-acetyltransferase, with the protein MNAGNPIKTPCEVKIYRPEHYEGLVKMYDAFRPKGEFQGMPPRNRATRIQWIDNLVAGGENALAWLEDRVIGHVAIIPDFSKLDAEYLIFVSQDNRGMGVGKKLTSKILQRAGQLALTKIWLTVDAYNFRGIKLYKRFGFQFSQEHCSASERTMILSL; encoded by the coding sequence ATGAACGCAGGCAACCCTATTAAAACGCCGTGTGAGGTGAAAATTTACCGGCCCGAGCATTATGAAGGCCTGGTAAAAATGTACGACGCGTTCAGACCCAAAGGAGAGTTCCAGGGTATGCCCCCGCGGAACAGAGCCACCCGAATCCAATGGATCGACAACCTGGTCGCAGGTGGTGAAAACGCCCTCGCATGGTTGGAAGACCGTGTCATCGGCCATGTGGCGATAATCCCTGATTTCTCCAAACTGGACGCCGAATACCTGATATTTGTCAGCCAGGACAACCGTGGCATGGGAGTGGGCAAAAAACTCACCAGCAAAATCCTTCAAAGAGCCGGGCAATTGGCCTTAACGAAGATCTGGCTAACGGTGGATGCCTATAATTTCAGGGGGATAAAGCTATACAAAAGATTTGGGTTTCAATTTTCACAAGAACACTGCTCGGCCTCCGAGCGAACCATGATCCTTTCATTGTGA
- a CDS encoding aldehyde dehydrogenase family protein, with protein sequence MVNGVKQLKVGNPAEPDTVIGPIINQSQLDGLIQKIESSQDGNVKLLYGGKADGLLLPPHVFSPVDGSHQLCQEETFGPLVPVTVAENEDHALQLANDTHHGLSSAVFTENMARGLNFARGIYAGMTHINDITVDDQPLAPFGGEKNSGIGRFNGDYIMEEFTRAHWITWQGTGQ encoded by the coding sequence ATTGTGAACGGGGTCAAACAATTAAAAGTGGGCAATCCGGCAGAACCGGACACCGTCATCGGCCCGATCATCAATCAATCCCAGTTGGACGGGCTGATCCAAAAAATAGAATCCTCTCAGGACGGCAATGTCAAATTACTGTATGGCGGCAAGGCAGACGGCCTTTTGCTCCCTCCGCACGTTTTCAGCCCGGTCGACGGGAGCCATCAACTGTGCCAGGAGGAGACCTTCGGACCGTTGGTTCCGGTCACCGTCGCCGAAAATGAGGACCATGCCCTGCAATTGGCCAACGATACCCATCACGGATTGTCCAGTGCGGTGTTTACCGAAAATATGGCGCGGGGCTTGAATTTCGCGAGGGGTATCTACGCCGGGATGACCCACATTAACGATATTACCGTCGACGACCAGCCGTTAGCGCCCTTCGGTGGCGAGAAAAATTCCGGCATCGGCCGATTCAACGGGGATTATATCATGGAAGAATTCACCCGGGCCCATTGGATTACCTGGCAGGGCACGGGGCAATAA
- a CDS encoding enoyl-CoA hydratase/isomerase family protein, with the protein MDKVLYKKIGRIAYITLNRPETLNAVDDELDQNLWNVWSEFKADDAVDVAIVTGAGKAFCSGADLNTWLPKWEGANMLDIRKNMGRGFGGGITRGQHRIYKPIIAAVNGVAVGGGLEIALACDFRIAGESARFASFETRRGLHQGDGGIVRIVAIAGLAVALDLALTGRMINADEAYRLGLVNRVVPDGQLMAAAEELANQILQNSQQAIRSAKETILEIIGRTIDDALRVETLNAYSSVGDFSEVNKRLQQFYEREK; encoded by the coding sequence ATGGATAAAGTCTTGTACAAAAAAATTGGTAGGATAGCCTATATAACCTTAAATCGTCCTGAAACCCTTAACGCAGTGGATGATGAACTGGATCAAAATTTATGGAACGTATGGTCTGAATTTAAAGCTGACGATGCTGTGGATGTCGCTATCGTTACAGGAGCGGGAAAAGCATTTTGTTCTGGAGCTGACCTTAATACTTGGCTCCCCAAATGGGAAGGCGCAAACATGCTCGACATTCGCAAGAACATGGGACGCGGCTTTGGAGGTGGAATTACACGCGGACAACACAGAATCTACAAACCGATCATCGCAGCGGTGAACGGAGTTGCTGTAGGCGGAGGGCTGGAAATCGCACTTGCTTGCGATTTCAGGATTGCCGGTGAGAGCGCTCGGTTTGCTTCGTTTGAGACGCGTCGCGGTCTGCATCAGGGTGACGGAGGTATCGTACGGATCGTCGCTATTGCCGGTTTAGCCGTGGCATTGGACTTAGCCCTGACCGGTCGCATGATCAACGCGGACGAAGCATATCGATTGGGCCTGGTCAACCGGGTCGTACCGGATGGACAACTGATGGCCGCTGCCGAGGAATTGGCGAACCAAATTTTACAAAATAGTCAGCAGGCGATACGCTCTGCCAAGGAAACGATCCTGGAGATAATCGGCAGAACGATCGACGATGCGCTGAGGGTTGAAACGCTTAACGCTTACTCCAGTGTTGGAGATTTTTCGGAAGTGAACAAAAGATTGCAGCAGTTTTATGAAAGGGAAAAGTAG
- the acs gene encoding acetate--CoA ligase translates to MQNHKKWYDAHLAGFRQDAQIKSFKQYEALYRRSLDTPEIFWAEQAHNYLDWDKKWDFVFRQDVDEARFQWFGGGKLNASFNCLDRHLLHGSKGDKIAYFWEGENPAETKTVTYGELYNDVNRLALWLKAEGAQKGDCVVIYMPMVVEQAVAMLACARIGAIHCVVFTGFSAKPLTNCIQDCQAKIIITADQGYRNGKVVPIKKHVDDALLSCPDVRSVLVLQRGRKETPLIRGRDTWWHQGMERFSANQSVDPEPMDAEDPLFVFYYSGFSDYPKGLVHTHGGYLLYSAMTTRLVFDLKDDDIFWCTTDIGRIAGHSYTVYGSLLNGATGVLYEGGPAYPDYDRYWQMVEKYRVTKFYTTPTLVRLLARQGDDFVHAHDLSSLKLLGSGCEAIGYEAWKWYYDVVGGGKCPIVDTYWQTETGGHVLTPLPGVAPLKPGSCGLPFFGIDPVILDDTGEQTKFPDQEGVLCIRKPWPGMARTVYGDHERYVYPYFSRALDMYFTGDAARQDEDGYYWIMGRVDDVINITGFGLNAEELEAVLYGHPKISEAAVVKFPHPVKGIGIYAFVTLHRRLDKSDALRGELIRKVRTDIGPIAEIDVIQWADALPKTRSGKLLRTVLDKIAANRVDDLGDTSVIADPVVIKGLIEERKKIQGI, encoded by the coding sequence ATGCAAAATCATAAAAAATGGTATGACGCCCATCTTGCGGGATTCAGGCAAGACGCCCAAATAAAGAGTTTCAAGCAATACGAAGCGCTTTATCGGCGCTCCTTGGATACCCCCGAGATATTCTGGGCGGAGCAGGCCCACAACTACCTGGACTGGGATAAAAAATGGGATTTTGTGTTTCGCCAAGACGTCGATGAAGCCAGATTCCAGTGGTTCGGTGGTGGAAAACTGAATGCGTCCTTCAACTGCCTGGACCGGCACCTTCTGCATGGTAGCAAGGGTGACAAGATCGCTTATTTCTGGGAAGGCGAAAACCCCGCTGAAACAAAAACGGTCACGTATGGCGAACTGTACAATGACGTGAATCGGTTGGCGTTGTGGCTGAAGGCGGAGGGCGCCCAAAAAGGGGATTGCGTTGTCATTTACATGCCCATGGTGGTGGAACAGGCGGTCGCCATGCTGGCCTGTGCAAGGATCGGCGCCATCCACTGTGTCGTTTTTACCGGATTTTCTGCAAAACCGCTGACCAATTGCATCCAGGATTGTCAGGCAAAAATCATTATCACGGCCGATCAAGGGTATCGCAACGGTAAGGTCGTTCCAATCAAAAAGCATGTGGACGACGCATTGCTGTCGTGTCCGGACGTTCGGTCAGTTCTGGTATTGCAGCGTGGGCGAAAGGAAACCCCGCTTATCCGCGGACGGGATACCTGGTGGCATCAGGGGATGGAAAGATTTTCAGCAAACCAGTCGGTGGATCCTGAGCCCATGGATGCCGAGGATCCTCTGTTTGTTTTCTACTACAGCGGCTTTTCCGATTATCCCAAAGGTCTGGTTCATACCCACGGCGGATATCTGCTCTATAGCGCCATGACCACGCGATTGGTTTTCGATTTGAAAGATGACGATATCTTCTGGTGCACGACCGATATCGGACGGATCGCCGGGCACAGTTACACCGTTTATGGTTCCCTGTTAAACGGTGCAACAGGCGTATTATACGAAGGGGGGCCCGCTTACCCGGACTATGACCGGTATTGGCAGATGGTGGAAAAATACCGCGTTACCAAATTTTACACGACACCGACACTGGTGCGTCTTCTGGCCCGTCAAGGCGATGATTTTGTACATGCCCACGATCTTTCATCGTTAAAGCTTCTCGGCAGCGGTTGTGAAGCCATCGGTTACGAGGCCTGGAAATGGTATTACGACGTGGTGGGAGGCGGCAAATGCCCTATCGTTGATACTTACTGGCAGACTGAAACCGGCGGTCATGTGCTGACACCGCTTCCGGGTGTGGCGCCGTTGAAACCCGGCTCCTGTGGCCTGCCTTTTTTCGGCATCGATCCGGTGATTTTGGATGATACGGGTGAACAGACAAAATTTCCCGACCAGGAGGGGGTGCTTTGTATCCGTAAACCCTGGCCAGGGATGGCCAGGACGGTTTACGGCGACCACGAACGCTATGTTTATCCCTATTTCAGCCGTGCCCTCGACATGTATTTTACCGGTGATGCGGCCAGGCAGGATGAAGACGGCTATTACTGGATCATGGGGCGGGTCGATGATGTGATCAATATTACCGGGTTCGGACTGAATGCCGAGGAATTGGAAGCCGTTCTGTACGGGCATCCCAAAATTTCGGAAGCCGCAGTGGTGAAATTTCCGCACCCCGTGAAAGGAATCGGTATCTATGCCTTTGTTACGCTTCACCGCCGCTTGGATAAATCCGATGCCTTGAGAGGAGAGCTGATCAGAAAAGTACGAACGGATATTGGTCCGATCGCTGAAATCGATGTGATTCAATGGGCCGATGCCCTGCCGAAAACCCGCAGCGGAAAACTTTTGAGAACGGTCCTGGATAAGATAGCGGCAAACCGGGTCGATGATCTGGGAGATACATCCGTTATCGCCGATCCGGTCGTGATCAAAGGTCTGATCGAAGAACGTAAAAAAATTCAGGGTATATAA
- a CDS encoding molybdopterin dinucleotide binding domain-containing protein, which translates to MAYNYNVCHCIPYLMLRKKCIEPYEESWSELKLFTELAKRLGLEEYFPWASEEELVAFELGQTGFSFDYLLNEKPEGDYYQQKSYTIPDGTFKTPSKKIEIYSDAMQQAGFDPLPTYLEPLKSPQSKKYRDLKKYPLILGTGNRSYYYTHSQHRNIDALNGQDPHPMAELSRNTAKDFGIKQGDDVSVSTDRGTVFMKASVVDCVADGIVFVPHGWSGQANANLLTDAKCREPILGYPDMKSLMCAIKSVEISR; encoded by the coding sequence GTGGCTTATAATTACAATGTGTGCCACTGCATCCCCTATCTGATGCTGCGCAAAAAGTGTATTGAACCTTACGAAGAAAGCTGGTCTGAGTTGAAACTTTTCACGGAGCTGGCAAAACGTCTGGGGCTGGAAGAATATTTCCCCTGGGCATCGGAAGAGGAACTGGTTGCCTTTGAACTGGGCCAGACCGGGTTTTCCTTTGACTACCTGTTAAATGAGAAACCCGAAGGCGATTACTACCAGCAAAAATCCTACACGATCCCGGACGGCACGTTTAAAACGCCGTCCAAAAAGATTGAAATTTACAGTGATGCCATGCAGCAGGCAGGATTCGATCCCTTGCCCACATACCTGGAGCCGCTCAAGAGCCCCCAGTCAAAAAAATACAGAGATCTAAAAAAATATCCCCTGATCCTGGGAACCGGCAACCGCAGCTATTATTACACCCATTCCCAGCACCGCAATATTGATGCGCTAAATGGGCAAGACCCGCATCCCATGGCGGAACTGAGCCGCAACACCGCCAAAGATTTCGGAATCAAACAAGGCGATGATGTCAGCGTTTCCACGGACAGGGGAACCGTGTTCATGAAAGCCAGTGTGGTGGACTGCGTGGCCGACGGCATCGTGTTTGTCCCCCATGGCTGGTCCGGGCAGGCCAATGCCAATCTGTTAACAGACGCCAAATGCAGGGAGCCCATCCTGGGATACCCGGACATGAAATCATTAATGTGTGCGATCAAAAGCGTTGAAATCAGCAGGTAA
- a CDS encoding RNA polymerase sigma factor — protein MGNKKNHRPTIEEVIHEALGGSNDAFEEIVQRFQDSIYALSLRMLSHPEDAKDATQEILIKVIRNLESFRFEGAFKAWVFRIAANHLNTVRKSRMERFEVSWEKAVQLVDQAEANGWLADPPAVPSKMLEIETRLRCTQALLTAMNRPHRLAFILGVIMDVSSQEGAYILEISPEAFRKRISRARGHLRTFLKQHCSLFESVNRCS, from the coding sequence ATGGGCAATAAAAAAAACCATCGACCGACCATAGAAGAAGTGATCCATGAGGCTTTAGGAGGATCGAACGATGCTTTTGAGGAAATCGTCCAGCGTTTTCAGGATAGTATCTATGCTTTATCCCTACGCATGCTTTCTCATCCGGAAGATGCAAAGGACGCAACCCAAGAGATTTTGATAAAAGTAATTAGAAATCTGGAATCTTTTCGGTTTGAAGGCGCTTTTAAGGCGTGGGTATTTCGAATTGCTGCAAACCATTTGAACACCGTAAGGAAAAGCAGGATGGAGCGGTTTGAGGTTAGTTGGGAAAAAGCCGTTCAGCTAGTTGACCAAGCAGAGGCCAACGGTTGGTTGGCCGATCCCCCCGCCGTCCCATCTAAAATGCTCGAAATTGAAACACGTCTTAGATGCACCCAGGCGTTATTGACGGCCATGAATCGACCGCATCGGTTGGCCTTCATTTTAGGCGTTATCATGGATGTATCCAGCCAGGAAGGGGCGTATATATTGGAAATCAGCCCTGAGGCATTCAGAAAAAGAATTTCCAGGGCGCGTGGACACTTGAGAACATTCTTAAAACAACACTGTAGCCTCTTCGAGAGCGTCAATCGATGTTCTTGA
- a CDS encoding histone deacetylase — protein MAIKTGIVRDDRFLAHNTGQIHPEHPTRLKSVYKMLDAEFAHGLIRIEPQLAPLEYLEYVHTPMYIEKVLKTANHQFTSLAPDTPASENTWHAASLAVGGCISGLDALVNKTCKVCFSLVRPPGHHALADRAAGFCVFNNLGITARYAAQRHHINRILIIDWDIHHGNGLQEMFYDSSAVLYFSTHDTRLYPYSGDWAETGTGNGQGYTVNVPIPRNLTDADFFHLYRILLADMIAHYRPELIFVAAGFDAHRLDPIGRSALTEYAFSGLMHLILDLKKASGDPPVLMALEGGYHPKALTECVRAVLTVLTTKQNQSVHIPETSQRVDTIVKKTRTIHAPYRIWTH, from the coding sequence ATGGCCATTAAAACAGGAATCGTTCGGGACGATCGGTTTCTGGCGCATAATACGGGACAGATTCATCCTGAGCACCCCACGCGCCTCAAATCCGTCTATAAGATGTTGGATGCGGAGTTTGCCCATGGCCTGATTCGGATTGAACCCCAACTCGCGCCGTTGGAATACCTGGAGTATGTCCACACGCCGATGTACATCGAAAAAGTGTTGAAAACAGCCAATCACCAGTTTACCAGCCTGGCGCCCGATACACCGGCTTCGGAAAATACCTGGCATGCCGCCAGTCTTGCCGTAGGCGGTTGTATTTCCGGTCTGGACGCACTGGTGAATAAAACATGCAAGGTTTGTTTTTCACTGGTTCGCCCTCCCGGACACCATGCACTGGCGGATCGCGCCGCCGGTTTTTGCGTTTTTAACAATCTTGGTATCACTGCGCGATATGCGGCCCAGCGGCATCATATTAATCGGATTCTAATTATCGATTGGGATATTCACCACGGCAACGGCCTGCAGGAGATGTTTTACGATTCAAGCGCGGTGCTTTACTTTTCAACCCATGACACCCGGCTTTATCCTTACAGCGGTGACTGGGCCGAAACCGGCACAGGCAACGGCCAGGGCTACACCGTCAATGTGCCGATTCCCCGAAACCTGACCGATGCGGATTTTTTTCACCTATACCGGATTCTGTTAGCGGACATGATCGCCCATTACCGCCCGGAACTAATTTTCGTGGCGGCCGGTTTTGACGCCCATCGTCTCGATCCCATCGGAAGATCCGCATTGACGGAATACGCATTTTCAGGGCTGATGCACCTGATCCTCGACTTGAAAAAGGCATCGGGGGATCCGCCCGTTCTGATGGCCCTGGAGGGCGGGTATCATCCCAAAGCCCTGACGGAGTGCGTTCGCGCCGTTTTAACGGTGTTGACCACCAAACAGAACCAGTCCGTTCATATCCCTGAAACGAGTCAGCGAGTCGACACCATCGTAAAAAAGACCCGGACGATTCACGCCCCCTATCGAATCTGGACCCATTGA